CCTACTTTTCTAACCCTTTTTTGATCTGCTTCTGGTGCTTTTTTAGATTCTAATGAAATATAAAGGAGGTTGTCAAAACCAAGCACAGCTTGTAATAAAACAAGCATTAATAACGTAAAAAGAATTCCTAACATTTTTTATTTTTTTTTATAGATGTTTCAAAGATATTTCGATTGTATTGATTACACAATATTATTTTTGAAAGATTGAAAGTAGGAGTTTTAAAAATTTTAATTTCTAAAGAGAATTAAATAAAAAGATATTTCCATAGAATACGTAAACTTACAAAGGCAATTAAAATGGCAGTTGCTTTTTTTAATTGAATGGGACTAAAGTAATTATGACTCATTCTGCTACCTATTTGTCCGCCGATAAAAACAGTAATTAATAATAAAGATGTTAAGTTCCAATCAATAATAAAATCTGGATTAGAATATTGCCCCAATAAACCAGCAATAGAATTTACGAGTATAAATATACTTGCCGTAGCGGCTATTTTTTTAGGAGTATCCCAGTTGGTAAGATGTAGTAAAGGAGCCAAAAAAATACCACCACCAATTCCAACCATTCCAGAAACAAAGCCTATGATTCCTCCAAAACTAGCATTTCTTATTGGTGTTGAAGAGTTGTTTTTTTCATCCGAAGAAATTATTTTTTTTGAAATCCACATGGTAATTGCTGCAAAAAGTAATGTAAGCCCTAATAGAATAAAAAAGAATTGTTGACTTATTTTTAGGTATCCACCTAAATAAGCCAAAGGAATACTAAAGGTAATTAGGGGGATCACTTTTTTCCATTGAATGGCTTTTTGTTGATGAAATAAAAATACGTTTCCTACAACCACAACAATATTACACAAAAGTGAAGTTGCTCTAATTTGAGTAAAAACAATACCTGTTAAAGCCAAAATAGCTAAATAACTAGATCCGCCACCAAATCCTACAGCCGCATATAAAATAGCAACAGTAAAAAAGAGTAATATAATGGGCCAATAAGTAAAAAGTGTGTCTATTAACAAGTTAAAAGTTTAGAAAAAAAAGAAGATATTTTAGTAATAAAAAATAAAGGTAGCATAAATAATGATAAAATTTAAGAATTAAATGATTTCTTAATATCAACTACTAAGTAATTTTATAGCTTTAGCTTTTCTTTTTATAAAGATATGGTATATTGTTGAAATATTAAATAGATAAAAAAGACCACTTTGTTATACTTAATAGCTTTTTAATTTAAAAATAAAGAACTTTCTTTAAGTGAGATTAGTGAATTAAGATCAAAAGAATTAGTACTTTTTTATTGATATATTTATGAAATCAATATAAAAAAGGGGGTAAAAATGCATGATTTTTATTTTTAATGTTAAAAAAACACTTAAATTAATCTATTACCCTTCGCAATCATAAATATAATTTATATTTTTAAGAAATAATTACAATTAACTAAATTAGTATGAGCAACTACCACATAAAACACTTAGAAGAATATTTTAAAGTTTATAGAAAATCGATAAGAGAGCCAGAAAATTTTTGGGAAGAAATTGCAGAGGAACATTTTTTATGGAGAAAACAATGGGATAAAGTTTTAGATTGGGATTTTTCGAAGCCAGAAATAAAATGGTTTCAAGGAGCTAAATTAAATATTACAGAAAATTGTATTGATAGGCATTTGGCTACACGCGGCGATAAAACGGCTATTTTGTTTGAGCCAAATGATCCCGCAGAACCCGCAGAACATATTACGTATCAGCAATTGCACGAAAGAGTAAATCAATTTGCAAATGTTTTAAAAGAACACGGCGTTAAAAAAGGAGATAGAGTTTGTATTTATGTGCCAATGATTCCTGAATTGGCAATTTCTTTGTTGGCTTGTGCAAGAATAGGAGCCATTCATTCCGTTGTATTTGCAGGGTTTTCATCAACAGCTTTAGCTACCAGAATAAATGATTCTGACTGTAAAATGGTTATTACTGCTGATGGTTCTTTTAGAGGGAAAAAATCAATAGATTTAAAAGGAATTGTAGATGAAGCATTAGAAAGTTGTCCTGGTGTAGAAAATGTGTTGGTTGCCAAAAGAACCCATGCAGATATCAACATGAAAGAAGGACGAGATACTTGGTTACAACCTTTATTAGATAACGCTTCTAAAGAATGTAAAGCAGAAATAATGGATGCAGAAGATCCGTTATTTATCTTGTATACTTCTGGGTCTACAGGAAAACCAAAAGGAATGGTACATACCACGGCAGGCTATATGGTGTACACTGCGTATACCTTTAAAAATGCATTTCAATATAGAGAAAATGATGTGTATTGGTGTACGGCAGATATTGGTTGGATAACAGGACATTCTTATATTGTTTATGGGCCTTTAGCAAACGGAGCAACTACTGTTTTGTTTGAAGGTGTACCAAGTTACCCAGATTTTGGACGCTTTTGGGATATCATCGAAAAACATAAAGTAAGCCAGTTTTATACGGCGCCAACAGCAATTAGAGCTTTGGCAAAACATGGTACAGCATTAATTGATAAATACAATTTATCTAGCCTAAAAGTGTTAGGATCAGTTGGAGAACCAATTAATGAAGAAGCTTGGCACTGGTATAATGATAATGTTGGTAAAGGAAGAAGTCCTATTATAGATTCTTGGTGGCAAACAGAAACTGGTGGAATTATGATTACTCCAATTCCGTATGTAACACCAACAAAACCCACCTATGCAACATTGCCTTTTATAGGAATTCAGCCAGCAATAATGGATGAAAACGGAGAAGAATTAAAAGGAAATCAAGTAGAAGGAAGATTGTGTATAAAATACCCTTGGCCAAGTATTGCAAGAACCATTTGGGGCAATCACGAGCGTTATAAAGAAACCTATTTTTCTGCGTTTGATAACATGTATTTTACTGGTGATGGAGCGCTTAGAGATGAGGTTGGTTATTATAGAATTACAGGTAGAGTAGATGATGTAATTATTGTTTCTGGTCATAATTTAGGAACCGCACCAATAGAAGATGCTATAAATGAACATCCTGCAATTGCAGAAAGTGCCATTGTTGGTTTTCCTCATGATATAAAAGGGAGTGCGTTGTATGGCTATATTACCTTAAAAGATGCCGGAGAATACAGAGATCATAACAATTTACAAAAAGAAATTAATCAATTAATAACAGATAGAATTGGCCCAATTGCAAAATTAGATAAAATTCAGTTTACAGAAGGATTGCCAAAAACTCGTTCAGGTAAAATTATGAGACGTATTTTACGTAAAATTGCTTGTAATGAAATGGATAATTTAGGGGATACAAGTACTTTGTTAAATCCAGAAATTGTGCAAATAATTATTGATAATAGATTGTGATATTTAACTATAAATGGAAGATTCTATTACTTTAGAAGATAAATTAAAAGAAAGAATTAAAGAACTGACTTGCTTATACCGAGTCAGTTCTTTAATTAGAAATAGTAATTTTAATAATAGAAAAGCACTATTAAATGAAATAGGCATCAGTTTAAAACAAGCAATACGTTTTCCAAAAGAAGCGTTTGTAGAAATTAAAGTTGATGAAATTACCGTTGTTACAGGTAAAAAAATAGAAGATGCTATTTTTATAATTTCTGCCATTAAAACGTTTAGTCATATAAAAGGAGCTGTAACCGTTGGGTATTCTAAACGAAAATTTTCTGAAAACGCATTTTTAAAAGAAGAGAAATTACTGTTGAAAAAAATAGCTTTAGAAATTGGCGATTTTTTAGAAAGAGAACAAATAAAAGAAAAAGAAAAAATAGCACAAAGCCAAATAGAAAGAGCTGGCAGATTAACTATTTTAGGTGAAATTACGGCGGGTATAGCACATGAATTAAATACACCATTAGCTAATATTTTAGGGTTTACAGAGTTGTTAAAAGAACGCTATAAGGATGATGAAATTGGTAGTGAAGATCTAGATAAAGTAATAGATAGTGCTATTTATTCTAGAGAAGTTGTAAAAAAATTAATGTTTTTTTCTTGTGAAATGCCACAACAAATGACCGCAATTAATATCAATACTATTATAGAAGAATCGATACGTTTGTTGAATCCTAATTTTAAGAAGAAAAATATAAGTTGCACAGTTTCTTTTTCTAGTGATGAGGTTTACTTAAAGGTAGATAAAATTCAATTAACTCAAGTTATTTTCAATTTGGTAATGAATGCTATCTATTTTTCACCTTTTAAAGGTAAAATTAATATTGAGGTAAAAGACAAACAAAAAATAGTAGAAATTAAAATTTCAGATGAAGGAGAAGGAATCTCTAAAGAAAACTCAGAAAACATTTTTAATCCATTTTTTACAACCAAACCTGTAGGCGAAGGTGCTGGTTTAGGTTTAAGCGTTGTACACGGAATTATTAAAAGTCATAAAGGAACGATTGCTCATGAAACAAATTCACCAAAAGGCACTATTTTTGTTGTTCGCTTTCCTAAAAGTTAAAAGATGCTAAATAAAGAGAATATTTTAATTGTAGATGATGATATTCATATTTTAGAACTCATTCAAAGGCATTTGCAATCCTTAAATTATCATACATACAAAGCCATTTCGGTAAAAGAAGCTTTAGAAATTTTAAAAGATACTTCTATAGATTTGTTAATAACAGATTTACAAATGCCTGGTGTAGATGGTTTAGAATTAATCAAGTATGCCTCAGAACATTATCCTAAAATACCTAAATTAGTTGTTACCGGTTTTCCGTCTATAGATGGCGCTTTAGAGGTTATGAAATCTGGAGCGGCAGATTATATTACCAAACCTTTTACAAAAGAAGAGTTAAAAACGGCCATTTTAAAATCGATGGCATCTAAACCTAAAGTAGATAAAATTACCAAGGTAAAAGCTGAAAAGGTATCAAAACCATATGGAGAATTAATAGGTACTTCTCCTGCCATGAAAAAAGTAACGGACGTAATAGAGCGTTTAAAAAATAACAAAGCAACAGTTTTTATTCATGGAGAAAGCGGAACCGGAAAAGAGTTGGTTGCACGTTCTATTCACTATATGGGTAAATATTCTTCAGCACCATTTATTGTGGTAAACTGTGGGGCCATACCAGAAAATTTGTTAGAGTCAGAGTTATTTGGGTATGTAAAAGGAGCATTTACTGGAGCAGATAAAGACAGAAAAGGTTTTTTTCAAGCAGCAAATAATGGTACTATTTTTCTTGATGAAATAGGGAACGCTCCTTTATCAACGCAATTAAGGTTATTACGTGTTTTGCAAGAAAAAGAAGTGGTAAGAGTGGGAGCTCAAAAACCAGAAAAAATTGACGTTCGCGTAATTGCCGCAACCAACATCAATCTAAAAGATTTAATAAAAAAAGAGCGCTTTAGAGAAGATTTGTATTATAGGTTAACGGTAGTACAAATAGAAGTTCCTTCTTTGGTAGCAAGAGTTACAGACATTCCGTTATTGGTAGATAAATTCCTGTTTAAATACGGAATAGAATATAAAGACCGGTTTTTAAAAATAACTCCAGAAGCTTTAGCCGTTTTAAAAAAATACAATTGGCCAGGTAATATTAGAGAGTTAGAAAATGTAATACAAAGAGCCATTATTATGTGCGATCGGTTTGTAGATGTAGAGCACTTGCCAGAACACATTAAATATCAGATAGATTTTTCTGAAAATAAAGAATTAGTATCTTTAAAAGAGTTTGAGAAAACGTATATTTTAAAAGTGCTTCAAGCAACCAATAACAACAAAACAAAAGCCGCAGAAATTCTTCAAATAGACCGGAAAACACTTCGAGAAAAATTAAAATAAATTTTTAAAAAAGCGGGTAAAAAAGTAGCAGTTGGGGAAATATTCCTCAGCTGCTTTTTTTGTGATATAAGCTATGTTTTGACTAAGTGGTTGTTTTATAGTGTTTTGAGGGGTGTTGTGTTTTTGTTCTAAAAAGGTGGCACATGGCTTGCCAATAGGTAATTGTAATTTAAAATTATATTATGATACTCAATAGTAAAAGTTTATGTAATACGTGTATTCATAAGATAGATTGCAGCTTAACATCAAATAAAAATGCAATTTGGTCTTGTAGTGAATATGAAAAAAAGAGTTTTAGTACTTCGAGTTCAACAACTACTATAGCACCCGATTTTAGTTTTACAGAAGGAGAAATAGAACTCGAAATTATGTAATAATGAAGATTTTAGAAAAAATGAAATATGGTCAATTAATTATTGAAGAAAATGAGTTTTTAATTATAGAAAAACTCTTGAATTTAAACAATGCAACAGCCTCAAAAACAGTTAAAAATCATATTTTAAAATTACAAGAAGAGCTAAGAAATGCTACAAAAGTAGTTGCGGAAAATAACATGCCTAAGGATGTTGTAAGACTAAATTCTTTGGTAACAGTTAGCTCTCAAGATGGTTTGTGGGAAAAAACATTTAAACTAGTTGTACCAGCTAATAGTAATACGTTAGATAATAAAATTTCTTTATTGTTACCTATGGGAACAGCTGTTTTGGGCTACGCAAAGGGTGATGTTATTTTATGGGATTTTCCTGGAGGTTTACAAAAATTGAATGTGTTAAATGTAGAGCAAGAATTAAAGGTAACCAAATAGGTAATTATGATGCGTGTAAAAAATAATATAAGTGAATATTCTGAAAATGAAATAATTCAAAAAAGAAGTTTAAGAGAGGTAAATAGATGGATGTTAGATCTTAATGAAATCTCGCAAGAATGTAATAATGTTGAGTTTGAAATACTTAAAAAAAAGAATTTAAGTGATGCTTTTTTTAAGATTGTAGAAGATAATAAGGTTTTACATCAGTTACTTTTAGAATATAGAAATGTCTTAGATAATTACATTGAATGTATTGATTTAGAATGTGATTTATTCTTTTACACAGAGCATAAAAAAAATAGAAATTTATATATAGAGCATTTAAATAATTATAAAAAATTAAAAAATAGTATGGTCTAATTTGCTAATTTGTTAAGTTAGTTTTTTTTGTAGGTAGCTCCAGATGAGATCTGGAGCTGCCTTTTTATGCGCTGTATTTTGGGTGTTTTAATAAACAGATACGTACTTTTGCACAGTATTTGTTTTGTTAATTTGTCATGTTATTTTATGTGGCATATAAATTGACTTCCGTATTTACTTATATTCTTAAAAAATAATATGCAACATCTTAAAGATTCAAAAAATAATAAAACCAAACCTAAAGTAACCTTAAAACAAGCTTTTAAAACAATTATTTGGCCAAGGAGAAATTTGGTGTTTTTAGGTTTAATTCTTATAATTATTAGAAGTTTATCTGGCTTTGTTTTACCCATGCAGAGTAAAATATTAATGGATGATGTAATACCTAATAAAGATTACAGTCACTTATATAACTTAGTATTTATTGTTATTGGCGCTATTTTAGTACAAGCCGTTACTTCTTTTTTATTGACAAAAGTATTGAGTATTCAGGCACAATATTTAATATCAGAATTAAGAGCGCAAGTACAAAAGAAGGTGTTGTCTTTACCTATTAGTTTTTTTGATAACACAAAATCGGGCGCATTAGTTTCTAGAATTATGACTGATGTAGAAGGGGTAAGAAACTTAATTGGTACTGGTTTGGTACAATTAATTGGTGGTTCTTTTACGGCCATTGTAACTTTGGTTATTCTGATTAAAATGAATGTTTGGATGACCGTTTTTACCTTTGTTCCTTTATCAATCTTCGGATTTATCGCCTTAAAATCATTTAAATACATACGACCTATTTTTAGAGCTAGAGGAAAAATTAATGCAGAAGTAAAAGGACGTTTAACAGAAACTTTAGGTGGAATTAGAGTTATTAAAGCTTTTAATGCAGAAGAGCAAGAAAGTAAAATATTTGAAAAAGGTGTCGCTGATATTTTTATAAATGTTAAAAAAAGTATGACTGCAACAGCTATTATGACGAGTTCATCAACACTGTTAATTGGTTTAGCAACAACTGGAGTTATGGGAATTGGTGGTTATTATATGATAGAGGGATCCATGACCTTTGGAGATTTTATTCAGTTTACATTTCTATTAGCATTTATGGTTGCTCCAATTGTGCAAATGAGTAATATTGGGAGTCAATTAACGGAAGCTTTGGCGGGTTTAGATAGAACAGAAGAGTTAATGAATATGGCTGCGGAAGAAGATGATAAAGACAGAACCATTTTTTTAGAAAATATAAAAGGAGAAATTGTTTTTGATGATGTTTCTTTTGAGTATGAAGAAGGGAAAGAGGTTTTAAATAACATCAATTTTAAAGTGCCTTCTGGTTCTGTAACGGCTTTAGTTGGGAGTTCTGGTTCTGGTAAATCTACCATTGCAGGTTTATCTGCCACTTTTTTAAACCCTAAATCGGGTAAGATTACGATTGATAATCAAGACATGTCTAAGGTTAATTTGTCTAGTTACAGAAAAAACTTAGGAGTTGTTTTACAAGACGAATTTTTGTTTGAAGGAACCATTAGACAAAACATTTTGTTTCCAAGACCAGATGCATCAGAAGAAGAATTACAAAATGCAGTGAATGCTGCGTATGTAAACGAATTTACAGATAGATTTGATGATGGTTTAGATACTTTAATAGGTGAAAGAGGGGTGAAACTTTCTGGAGGTCAGCGTCAGCGATTGGCAATTGCAAGAGCTATTTTAGCAGATCCAAAGATTATTATTTTAGATGAAGCAACGTCTAGTTTAGATACAGAAAGTGAATCTTTAATTCAGAAAAGTTTATCAAAATTAGTTAAAGACAGAACTACCATTGTAATTGCTCACAGATTGAGTACTATTAAAAAAGCAGATCAGATTTTAGTAATAGAAGCGGGGAGTATTGCAGAAAGAGGAACGCATGATGAGTTAATTGCTAAAGAAGGTAGGTATTTTGATTTATACACCTATCAATCTAAAATTTAATAGTTAAATTTTACTTTTTTTGTAAGGATTCTTTATGATAACGACCATCTAAATTATCCAATTTAAAACATAAACCTATTTATGAAAAAAGTACTTTTAGTATTAATGGTTGTATTTGCAGTTTCTTGTAAAAATGAACCAAAAAAAGAAATCAAAGAAGAAAAAATAGCAGCAGTAAAAAAAGAAAGTTTTCCAGAAGAATTAGGAAAAGTTTTTGAAGCTCATGGGGGAATTAAAGCATGGAAAAATGCAGCTGTTTTAACTTTTACAAAAGGAGAAGAAGTACATACTATAGATTTACATGCGCGTAAAAATGTAATTAATTCACCAAAATATGCTGTTGGTTTTAATGGTAAAGAGGTTTGGTTAGATGAAGTACAAGAAGGTGCTTTTAAAGGAAATCCTTCTTTTTATCATAACCTTTTCTTTTATTTTTATGCCATGCCTTTTGTTTTGTCTGATGATGGAATTTCTTATAAAAAAATAGCACCTTTAACTTTTGATGGAGTAGTGTATCCTGGGTATAAAATGTCTTTTAAAGCAAATGTAGGGAGTTCTCCTGATGATAATTATAAATTATATTACAATCCAAAAACATATCAAATGGAATGGTTGGCATATACGGCAACTTTTAGTACTAAAAAACCAAGCGATAAATTTAATGTCATTAAATATGGTAAATGGAACAACGTAAACGGATTGGTTTTACCTTCTGAAATTGCATGGTATAAAACAGATGAAACAGGTATACCAACAGAACCTGCAAGACCTGCAACGGAATTTACTTTTGCATCTATAAGTAATAAAGAACTGGCAGCTTCATTTTTTGAGAAGCCAATTAAATAAGTCTATTTGAAGTTAATGGTTCAAAAAAATAGAAATTAAATTATGAAAAAAATACTTTTAGTATTACTGGTGATAATAGCAGTTTCGTGTAAAAATGAAGCGAAAAAAGAAATTAAAAAAGAAACTATTGTAGCTGTTAAAAAAGAGGTTTTTCCTACAGAGTTAGGAAAAGTATTTGAAGCTCATGGTGGTATTGACAAATGGAGAAAAGTAAAAACGCTTTCTTTTACTAAAGAAGATGAGGTACATACTTCTGATATGAATTCACGTAAAATTTTAGTGAACTCTCCTAAATATTCTCTTGGTTTCGACGGAAATGAAATTTGGTCTTTAGAGGAAGAAAAAGGAAGTTTAAAAAGAGATCCTGCTTTTTATTATAACCTATATTTTTACTTTTATGCCATGCCTTTTGTTTTAGCTGATGATGGAATTATTTATGAAAAAGTAGCTGATTTTGTATTTGAAGGCATCAATTATCCGGGTTATAAAATTTCTTACAAAGCCAATGTAGGTACTTCTCCTGATGATAATTATATTGTGTATTACAATGCTAAAACGTATCAAATGGAATGGCTCGCGTATACCGTAACTTTTAGAACGAAATCGCCAGTTGATAACTATAAATTGATAAAATACAATGCTTGGGAAAATGTAAATGGTTTTGTTTTACCAAAACAAATTACTTGGTATGCAAAAGATAAGGATGATGTATATGGCCCTACAACTAAAATTGTAGATTTTAAATCGCCTTTAGCAAGTCAAGCACAATTAGCAGATTCGTTTTTTGATAAACCTATACAATAAGTTATTATAAAAAAGTAAGCGTCGTTTTTTACAAAACGACGACTTACCAAGTAAACTAATAAAACCAAGTATTAGTACTAATATTAGAAGTTAGCTTTCTAATAAATTTTTATTCGGAATAAGGTTGATGATTATAACTCAAAACCCTTTTTAATTTCCAAATATTATTTTCTAAAATCCAAAGGTGTGTAAAAGCTGCAATTCCAACAGTTTTTAATACACCTTTTTGTTTTTCTTGAAACGTGTGTTCTCCTTTCTGAATGGCGCCATACAAAACGCCATTGTTTTTTAGTGGATGTACTTCTAAAGAATTTGCAACCAATTGTCTAGTATTGTTTCCTGGTTTAGCACAAAGGTTCTTCTTTATAATCGTTAGAAATTGTGCTTTGTTTTGTATACCAGAAACATCATGATAAAACTCAAAATTATCAGCAATAATAGCTTCTAATTTTTCAGTTTCACAAAGGTTAAACCCTCTTTCA
The nucleotide sequence above comes from Polaribacter butkevichii. Encoded proteins:
- the acs gene encoding acetate--CoA ligase, with the protein product MSNYHIKHLEEYFKVYRKSIREPENFWEEIAEEHFLWRKQWDKVLDWDFSKPEIKWFQGAKLNITENCIDRHLATRGDKTAILFEPNDPAEPAEHITYQQLHERVNQFANVLKEHGVKKGDRVCIYVPMIPELAISLLACARIGAIHSVVFAGFSSTALATRINDSDCKMVITADGSFRGKKSIDLKGIVDEALESCPGVENVLVAKRTHADINMKEGRDTWLQPLLDNASKECKAEIMDAEDPLFILYTSGSTGKPKGMVHTTAGYMVYTAYTFKNAFQYRENDVYWCTADIGWITGHSYIVYGPLANGATTVLFEGVPSYPDFGRFWDIIEKHKVSQFYTAPTAIRALAKHGTALIDKYNLSSLKVLGSVGEPINEEAWHWYNDNVGKGRSPIIDSWWQTETGGIMITPIPYVTPTKPTYATLPFIGIQPAIMDENGEELKGNQVEGRLCIKYPWPSIARTIWGNHERYKETYFSAFDNMYFTGDGALRDEVGYYRITGRVDDVIIVSGHNLGTAPIEDAINEHPAIAESAIVGFPHDIKGSALYGYITLKDAGEYRDHNNLQKEINQLITDRIGPIAKLDKIQFTEGLPKTRSGKIMRRILRKIACNEMDNLGDTSTLLNPEIVQIIIDNRL
- a CDS encoding DUF6503 family protein, which gives rise to MKKILLVLLVIIAVSCKNEAKKEIKKETIVAVKKEVFPTELGKVFEAHGGIDKWRKVKTLSFTKEDEVHTSDMNSRKILVNSPKYSLGFDGNEIWSLEEEKGSLKRDPAFYYNLYFYFYAMPFVLADDGIIYEKVADFVFEGINYPGYKISYKANVGTSPDDNYIVYYNAKTYQMEWLAYTVTFRTKSPVDNYKLIKYNAWENVNGFVLPKQITWYAKDKDDVYGPTTKIVDFKSPLASQAQLADSFFDKPIQ
- a CDS encoding DUF6503 family protein — protein: MKKVLLVLMVVFAVSCKNEPKKEIKEEKIAAVKKESFPEELGKVFEAHGGIKAWKNAAVLTFTKGEEVHTIDLHARKNVINSPKYAVGFNGKEVWLDEVQEGAFKGNPSFYHNLFFYFYAMPFVLSDDGISYKKIAPLTFDGVVYPGYKMSFKANVGSSPDDNYKLYYNPKTYQMEWLAYTATFSTKKPSDKFNVIKYGKWNNVNGLVLPSEIAWYKTDETGIPTEPARPATEFTFASISNKELAASFFEKPIK
- a CDS encoding ABC transporter ATP-binding protein, translating into MQHLKDSKNNKTKPKVTLKQAFKTIIWPRRNLVFLGLILIIIRSLSGFVLPMQSKILMDDVIPNKDYSHLYNLVFIVIGAILVQAVTSFLLTKVLSIQAQYLISELRAQVQKKVLSLPISFFDNTKSGALVSRIMTDVEGVRNLIGTGLVQLIGGSFTAIVTLVILIKMNVWMTVFTFVPLSIFGFIALKSFKYIRPIFRARGKINAEVKGRLTETLGGIRVIKAFNAEEQESKIFEKGVADIFINVKKSMTATAIMTSSSTLLIGLATTGVMGIGGYYMIEGSMTFGDFIQFTFLLAFMVAPIVQMSNIGSQLTEALAGLDRTEELMNMAAEEDDKDRTIFLENIKGEIVFDDVSFEYEEGKEVLNNINFKVPSGSVTALVGSSGSGKSTIAGLSATFLNPKSGKITIDNQDMSKVNLSSYRKNLGVVLQDEFLFEGTIRQNILFPRPDASEEELQNAVNAAYVNEFTDRFDDGLDTLIGERGVKLSGGQRQRLAIARAILADPKIIILDEATSSLDTESESLIQKSLSKLVKDRTTIVIAHRLSTIKKADQILVIEAGSIAERGTHDELIAKEGRYFDLYTYQSKI
- a CDS encoding sigma-54-dependent transcriptional regulator encodes the protein MLNKENILIVDDDIHILELIQRHLQSLNYHTYKAISVKEALEILKDTSIDLLITDLQMPGVDGLELIKYASEHYPKIPKLVVTGFPSIDGALEVMKSGAADYITKPFTKEELKTAILKSMASKPKVDKITKVKAEKVSKPYGELIGTSPAMKKVTDVIERLKNNKATVFIHGESGTGKELVARSIHYMGKYSSAPFIVVNCGAIPENLLESELFGYVKGAFTGADKDRKGFFQAANNGTIFLDEIGNAPLSTQLRLLRVLQEKEVVRVGAQKPEKIDVRVIAATNINLKDLIKKERFREDLYYRLTVVQIEVPSLVARVTDIPLLVDKFLFKYGIEYKDRFLKITPEALAVLKKYNWPGNIRELENVIQRAIIMCDRFVDVEHLPEHIKYQIDFSENKELVSLKEFEKTYILKVLQATNNNKTKAAEILQIDRKTLREKLK
- a CDS encoding GreA/GreB family elongation factor; this translates as MKILEKMKYGQLIIEENEFLIIEKLLNLNNATASKTVKNHILKLQEELRNATKVVAENNMPKDVVRLNSLVTVSSQDGLWEKTFKLVVPANSNTLDNKISLLLPMGTAVLGYAKGDVILWDFPGGLQKLNVLNVEQELKVTK
- a CDS encoding sensor histidine kinase — protein: MEDSITLEDKLKERIKELTCLYRVSSLIRNSNFNNRKALLNEIGISLKQAIRFPKEAFVEIKVDEITVVTGKKIEDAIFIISAIKTFSHIKGAVTVGYSKRKFSENAFLKEEKLLLKKIALEIGDFLEREQIKEKEKIAQSQIERAGRLTILGEITAGIAHELNTPLANILGFTELLKERYKDDEIGSEDLDKVIDSAIYSREVVKKLMFFSCEMPQQMTAININTIIEESIRLLNPNFKKKNISCTVSFSSDEVYLKVDKIQLTQVIFNLVMNAIYFSPFKGKINIEVKDKQKIVEIKISDEGEGISKENSENIFNPFFTTKPVGEGAGLGLSVVHGIIKSHKGTIAHETNSPKGTIFVVRFPKS
- a CDS encoding nuclear transport factor 2 family protein, producing the protein MNSFLEPFRNSFVIKVIIFIAMLFYNFVLNAQVDDNSDLYKTLKSKDSIIFERGFNLCETEKLEAIIADNFEFYHDVSGIQNKAQFLTIIKKNLCAKPGNNTRQLVANSLEVHPLKNNGVLYGAIQKGEHTFQEKQKGVLKTVGIAAFTHLWILENNIWKLKRVLSYNHQPYSE
- a CDS encoding sulfite exporter TauE/SafE family protein, with the protein product MLIDTLFTYWPIILLFFTVAILYAAVGFGGGSSYLAILALTGIVFTQIRATSLLCNIVVVVGNVFLFHQQKAIQWKKVIPLITFSIPLAYLGGYLKISQQFFFILLGLTLLFAAITMWISKKIISSDEKNNSSTPIRNASFGGIIGFVSGMVGIGGGIFLAPLLHLTNWDTPKKIAATASIFILVNSIAGLLGQYSNPDFIIDWNLTSLLLITVFIGGQIGSRMSHNYFSPIQLKKATAILIAFVSLRILWKYLFI